Proteins encoded in a region of the Triplophysa dalaica isolate WHDGS20190420 chromosome 10, ASM1584641v1, whole genome shotgun sequence genome:
- the LOC130429334 gene encoding uncharacterized protein LOC130429334 → MLGHSFLHGGPCLTGLSRAFVHVLFHSSSDTATLQLEDCPDIDVRETISFLSGEVSLTEDQYSKVLELCLAWDLPGPTEENRRWLYERLLSHAVLGRRTRQMKQTKQGLKDTFVWPLLTDRKDVVLFPKESEDLCTPEMLLSCIDWPNESNNNNDDDDDDEYPAATKERIAGFLKQFIESGSGTGCWILPNTHNWLGVMLPSVRIG, encoded by the exons ATGCTAGGCCACTCCTTTTTGCATGGTGGCCCGTGTCTTACAGGCCTCAGCAGAGCTTTTGTTCATGTTCTGTTTCACAGCTCATCTGATACAGCCACTTTGCAATTGGAGGACTGTCCAGATATTGATGTACGAGAGACCATCAGCTtt CTCAGTGGAGAAGTTTCATTGACCGAGGACCAATACAGTAAAGTCTTAGAACTTTGTTTGGCTTGGGATCTTCCTGGTCcaacagaagaaaatagaaGGTGGCTTTACGAGCGTCTGCTGTCACATGCg GTTCTTGGGAGAAGAACACGCCAAATGAAACAAACCAAGCAGGGACTGAAAGACACCTTTGTTTGGCCCCTACTTACTGACAGGAAGGATGTAGTGTTATTCCCCAAGGAATCTGAGGACCTATGCACCCCTGAG ATGCTACTTTCATGTATTGACTGGCCTAACgaaagcaataataataatgatgatgatgacgacgacGAGTACCCGGCTGCTACTAAGGAAAGGATTGCTGGATTTTTAAAGCAGTTCATCGAGTCAG GTTCAGGTACAGGATGCTGGATACTTCCCAACACCCACAACTGGTTAGGGGTCATGCTGCCCTCTGTTCGTATTGGGTGA